A part of Aquaspirillum sp. LM1 genomic DNA contains:
- the flhB gene encoding flagellar biosynthesis protein FlhB — protein sequence MSEESDLEKTEEPSEQKLQRAREDGQLPRSKELATFAVTMTGVALLIVLGDQLMDSLNNIIRREFIFDQKTLLQEGLINEHFRQDMVDMIIMLMPILGALMVASIGPTLLLGGWNFTLNPIGFKFNKLNPGPGIKRMFSVSAVMEGGKAVLKSALIGGISTWVIWLEMGQIIQLITLPLDESIARMMELTVHTTLIVVSSLLLLVLIDVPFQWWNFRKGLRMTKEEMKQENKTSEGSPEVKGRIRQLQREAARKRMMSEVPNADVIVTNPTHYAVAIKYEEGMRAPKVLAKGKLKTAENIIALGKEHKVAIMRAPPFARALYHNAEIGQEIPHQLYTAAAQVLAYVFQLRHYNAHGGITPVYPDTLPVPPELDPASKSQQDTSPTPKS from the coding sequence ATGTCCGAAGAAAGCGACCTCGAAAAAACCGAAGAGCCCTCAGAGCAGAAACTCCAGCGGGCGCGCGAAGATGGTCAGTTACCCCGATCCAAGGAGCTGGCCACGTTTGCCGTGACCATGACCGGGGTGGCGCTGCTGATTGTGCTGGGCGATCAGCTCATGGACTCGCTCAACAACATTATCCGCCGGGAGTTCATCTTCGACCAGAAAACCCTGCTGCAGGAAGGCTTGATCAACGAGCATTTCCGCCAGGATATGGTGGATATGATCATCATGCTGATGCCTATTCTGGGTGCGTTGATGGTCGCATCAATTGGCCCTACCCTGCTGCTGGGCGGCTGGAATTTTACCCTGAATCCGATTGGCTTCAAGTTCAACAAGCTGAACCCTGGTCCAGGGATCAAGCGGATGTTTTCCGTCTCGGCGGTGATGGAAGGCGGCAAGGCGGTACTGAAAAGTGCGCTGATTGGTGGCATATCCACCTGGGTGATCTGGCTGGAAATGGGCCAGATTATCCAGCTGATTACCCTGCCGCTGGACGAAAGCATTGCGCGCATGATGGAACTGACCGTGCACACCACGCTGATTGTGGTCAGTTCGCTGCTGCTGCTGGTGCTGATTGACGTGCCATTCCAGTGGTGGAATTTCCGCAAGGGTCTGCGCATGACCAAAGAGGAAATGAAACAGGAGAACAAAACCTCGGAAGGCAGCCCCGAAGTGAAGGGCCGGATTCGCCAGTTGCAACGCGAAGCCGCGCGCAAGCGGATGATGTCGGAAGTGCCCAACGCCGACGTGATTGTCACCAACCCGACGCATTATGCGGTAGCCATCAAGTACGAAGAAGGCATGCGCGCGCCCAAAGTACTGGCCAAGGGCAAGCTGAAAACCGCCGAAAACATCATTGCGCTGGGGAAGGAGCACAAGGTTGCCATCATGCGCGCGCCGCCCTTTGCCCGTGCTTTGTACCATAATGCCGAAATTGGCCAGGAAATTCCGCATCAGCTGTACACCGCTGCCGCGCAAGTTCTCGCCTATGTTTTCCAGTTACGCCATTATAATGCCCACGGCGGCATCACCCCGGTCTATCCGGACACACTGCCCGTACCCCCTGAGCTTGACCCGGCCAGCAAGAGCCAGCAAGATACTTCGCCAACCCCGAAATCGTGA